CTCTTGAGGCTCTGCGACTTCCTCTTGGCCCTCTTCGCGCAATGAAACGAACGAAACCCCTTCTTCGACAAGCGGTTGGGTAATGGTATCGGGTATCTCTCCGGTCGGCAACAAATCGACTTGGGGGAACATGGAGAAAGGTCTGTTGAGCAACTCCGACAACTCTCCTTCCGCGATGAAGCGGTATCCTGTCAGAGCATCGCCTTCTTTCACCGGCTCGAAGCGTCCGAACTGCGACCAGGATACGGGGTGTCCTCTTCGGAGAAGCTCCGAAAGCAGTTCGGGGATAGCCTTCCACCAGCGCATCACGACTTCCTCCGTGTAAGGCACCAAGTCTATAAGAGCATGAGGGATCGTCTCTCGGATGGCCGAGGCACCCGAAGACGTCAGCCGGAGTTCTATCCTCGGCGGTACCAGCACACGTGAGCCGTCCGGACGGATTCCTACATATTCATCCGCTTTTACAGCCTGCCACAAGCCGATACCATCCTGCCGTACGGCGTCTCCTTTGGTGAGGAACTGCCCCATCAAACGACAGTAATGAGACCATAGTTCGTTCGAGGTCGATACATCGACACCTGAAGCCGTAGCCAACTGTGCAATCCAAAGTTCCTGTTGTATCATCCGGTTCTGCTTTTGGTTTCGGTAGGAAGGGTGTTATCAGTCCACTATACGTGCGTAGAGATCGAAAGGCTCTGCACCGGTCACTTCCGCCATATAAAACCGCCCGGGTTTCAACTCTTGACCGGAGACGAACGGGATCAGTACCTCGGGATCGACCTCAGGAGAGTCGTATTCCGTACGCCCCACATAGAAGCCATCTTCCGCACGGTCTATGACCACACGCAGGCGGCTGCCGATCTTCGCCTCGTTATGAGCGGCGGATATACGTTCCTGCACGGCCATCAGTTCGCCAAGACGTTCCTGTTTGACGGATTCGGGTATATCGTCTTGATAGTTCTTGTCGCAGTAGGTGCCGCTCTCGTGCGAATAGGTGAATGCTCCCAACCGTTCGAACCGGATGTCACGCACGAACTGCAGCAACTCCTCGAAGTCTCTCTCCGTCTCGCCCGGGTGACCGGTCATGAGCGTAGTACGCAGATGGATGCCGGGTACTTCCGTTCGGATCCTTTCGATCAGTTCGTAGGTCTCCGCCTTGGTAATGCGCCTGCGCATCCGTCTGAGCATCGGATCGCTAATGTGCTGCAAAGCCATGTCGAGGTATTTGCAGACGTTAGGCCGCTCACGCATCACAGGCAAGAGATCCAGAGGAAACTGTGCCGGATAAGCATAATGCAGTCGAAGCCACTCGACACCTTTGATGTCGGACAAACGTGCTGTCAGTTCTGCCAGACGGTTAGCACCGTACAGGTCGAGGCCGTAGAAGGTAAGATCCTGAGCGATCAGTTGGAACTCCCGAGTCCCATGCTTTACGAGCATCCGTACCTCTTCGACCAAGTCCTCCATCGGGCGCGACCGATGCCGGCCGGTGATAATCGGTATGGCGCAGTACGAACAGCTGCGATCGCAGCCCTCGGATATTTTCAGATAGGCATAATGCCGCGGAGTGGTCAGTTTGCGCCTGTTCTCTGCCTCGGCATAATAAGACTTCCCCAAATGAGAAATGAGTTGCTTCCAGTCGAATTTGCCGTAGTAAGCATCCACTTCGGGTATCTCCTTCTTCAGGTCTTCCCGAAACCGCTCGCTCAAGCAGCCCATTACGTACAGGCTGCCGATACGTCCGGCCTTCTTCGCCTCCACCATCTCCAGAATGGTATTGACAGACTCCTCCTGTGCATCGCCTATGAATCCGCAGGTATTCACCACCACGATCTCGCCGCATACCGAGGCCGGATCGTGATGCACGGTATAGCCGTTGGACAGGAACTGGCGCATCAGCACCTCGCTGTCCACCAGATTCTTGGAGCACCCAAGCGTAATGACGTCTACTCTGTTTCTTCTCATTCGCCAAAGAGAGAGTCCACGAATTCCTTCTTACGGAAGATTTGCAGGTCGTCTATGCCCTCACCCAAGCCAATGTACTTCACCGGTATCTTGAACTGATCGGATATGCCGATCACCACACCTCCCTTAGCTGTCCCGTCAAGCTTGGTCACGGCGAGGGCATTCACTTCAGTCGCTGCGGTGAACTGCCTTGCCTGTTCGAAAGCATTCTGACCGGTGGATCCGTCCAATACCAATAAAATCTCATGCGGAGCGTCGGGCACTACCTTCTGCATCACACGTTTGATCTTCGTCAGCTCGTTCATCAGATTGACCTTATTGTGCAGACGTCCGGCTGTATCGATGATCACGACATCGACGCCGTTAGCCACGGCCGAACTGACTGTGTCATAAGCCACCGAAGCCGGATCGCTACCCATCTGCTGCTTGATGATAGGCACTCCTACTCGCTCGGACCAGATCTCCAACTGCTCTACGGCCGCAGCACGGAAGGTATCGGCAGCCCCGAGCACGACGCTCTTGCCGGCCTGACGAAAGCGATGTGCCAGCTTGCCGATGGTAGTGGTCTTGCCTACGCCGTTTACGCCCACTACCATGATTACATAAGGTTTGGTACCGGAGGGTAGGTCGAAGCTGTCGCCATCGGCCGATCCGTTCTCCGTGAGCAGCGAGGCGATCTCTTGACGGAGGATAGTCGTCAGCTCGGAGGTGGAAACATATTTGTCGCGAGCCACTCGTTCCTCTATACGCTTGATGATCTTCAATGTGGTATCGACACCCACATCCGAAGTCACCAGCACGTTTTCCAATTCGTCCAAGACCTCATCGTCCACTTTGCTCTTACCGGCTACGGCACGGGTGATCTTGGCGAATACGTTTTCTTTGGTCTTGGACAGGCCTTCGTCCAAAGTCTCTTTTTTCTTCTTCGAGAATAATCCGAATAATCCCATATCGTATATACTGTTATATCTCTTCCTTAGTTCATTCTGTTCTTGTAATCCTCATAATCGAACCGGCGCAACACCTCTTTCTTCCCGTCGGTGCGCAGCAGTACAATGTCCGGATGGCGTACACCGTTGAACATGGTCGTCTTCACCGTCGTGTAGTGGAGCATGTCCTCGAATATCAGTTCATCGCCCACCTGCAACGGCCGATCGAAACTCCAGTCACCGATGAAGTCGCCGCTCAGACAGCTGCATCCGCCTATCCTGTATGTGGGCAGGCCGGGTACCGGCTCCTGATGCGCTCCACGAATGACGGGTTTGTAAGGCATCTCCAGACAGTCCGGCATGTGGCAGGTGAAGGACACATCCACGATAGCAGTGGCAATGCCCTGATGCTCTACGATGTCCACCACCGTGCTCTTGAGGAACCCCGTCTGCCAGCCGAAAGCACTGCCCGGCTCCATGATAAGATGCAGATGGGGGTGGCGGCGGGAGAAGTCGTTCAGCACCTGCACGAGGTGCTCCACGTCATAGTCCCGACGGGTCATCAGGTGGCCGCCGCCCATATTGAGCCAACGCGCTTGCTCCAGCACGGAAGCGAAGCGATCCTCAATGATCTTGAGGGTCTTCTCCAGTTCGAAGCCGGTGCTCTCGCAAAGCGTATGGAAGTGCAGACCCTCGATACCCTCCGGCAAAGTGTCGCCCAATTCGGAAGCCGATACACCGAAGCGCGAACCCGGTGCACAAGGATTGTAGAGCGCGGTCTCCACGGCCGAGTATTCGGGGTTGATTCTGAGTCCGAGCGATACGCCTACGTTCTTCACCATGGGCGAAAGCAGGTAGTACTGGCTGAGAGAGTTGAATGTGACGTGACTGCTATAACGCAGTATTTCCGGAAACTCCTCCGGCGTATAAGCCGGACTGAATGTATGAGCCGGCGCGCCCATCTCTTCGAAGGCAAGACGCGCTTCCCATACGGAACTGGCCGTACTGT
This genomic stretch from Porphyromonas gingivalis ATCC 33277 harbors:
- the rimO gene encoding 30S ribosomal protein S12 methylthiotransferase RimO; translated protein: MRRNRVDVITLGCSKNLVDSEVLMRQFLSNGYTVHHDPASVCGEIVVVNTCGFIGDAQEESVNTILEMVEAKKAGRIGSLYVMGCLSERFREDLKKEIPEVDAYYGKFDWKQLISHLGKSYYAEAENRRKLTTPRHYAYLKISEGCDRSCSYCAIPIITGRHRSRPMEDLVEEVRMLVKHGTREFQLIAQDLTFYGLDLYGANRLAELTARLSDIKGVEWLRLHYAYPAQFPLDLLPVMRERPNVCKYLDMALQHISDPMLRRMRRRITKAETYELIERIRTEVPGIHLRTTLMTGHPGETERDFEELLQFVRDIRFERLGAFTYSHESGTYCDKNYQDDIPESVKQERLGELMAVQERISAAHNEAKIGSRLRVVIDRAEDGFYVGRTEYDSPEVDPEVLIPFVSGQELKPGRFYMAEVTGAEPFDLYARIVD
- the nspC gene encoding carboxynorspermidine decarboxylase, whose protein sequence is MARYHDIASPAYVLEEDLLRRNLSLIASVADRTGVEIILAFKAYALWRTFPIIREYVPHSTASSVWEARLAFEEMGAPAHTFSPAYTPEEFPEILRYSSHVTFNSLSQYYLLSPMVKNVGVSLGLRINPEYSAVETALYNPCAPGSRFGVSASELGDTLPEGIEGLHFHTLCESTGFELEKTLKIIEDRFASVLEQARWLNMGGGHLMTRRDYDVEHLVQVLNDFSRRHPHLHLIMEPGSAFGWQTGFLKSTVVDIVEHQGIATAIVDVSFTCHMPDCLEMPYKPVIRGAHQEPVPGLPTYRIGGCSCLSGDFIGDWSFDRPLQVGDELIFEDMLHYTTVKTTMFNGVRHPDIVLLRTDGKKEVLRRFDYEDYKNRMN
- the ftsY gene encoding signal recognition particle-docking protein FtsY, whose product is MGLFGLFSKKKKETLDEGLSKTKENVFAKITRAVAGKSKVDDEVLDELENVLVTSDVGVDTTLKIIKRIEERVARDKYVSTSELTTILRQEIASLLTENGSADGDSFDLPSGTKPYVIMVVGVNGVGKTTTIGKLAHRFRQAGKSVVLGAADTFRAAAVEQLEIWSERVGVPIIKQQMGSDPASVAYDTVSSAVANGVDVVIIDTAGRLHNKVNLMNELTKIKRVMQKVVPDAPHEILLVLDGSTGQNAFEQARQFTAATEVNALAVTKLDGTAKGGVVIGISDQFKIPVKYIGLGEGIDDLQIFRKKEFVDSLFGE